One window of the Runella slithyformis DSM 19594 genome contains the following:
- a CDS encoding response regulator: MRKKRVLIIDDDARNIFALSATLRAGAYECLTCPSAQEALKILEGDEEIDAVLIDMMMPDMDGYEAIPHIKKIDKRKNTPIFSVTAQAMVGDREKCLQAGATDYVSKPIDVDKLLWLLSRV; encoded by the coding sequence ATGCGTAAAAAACGGGTGTTGATCATTGATGATGATGCAAGGAACATCTTTGCTCTGAGTGCTACCCTGCGGGCCGGGGCGTATGAATGTCTCACTTGCCCGAGTGCGCAGGAGGCCTTAAAGATTTTGGAGGGTGATGAAGAAATAGATGCAGTTCTTATTGACATGATGATGCCTGACATGGACGGGTACGAGGCCATTCCGCACATTAAAAAGATAGATAAGAGAAAAAACACGCCTATTTTTTCGGTAACGGCGCAGGCTATGGTGGGCGACCGGGAAAAGTGCCTTCAGGCAGGAGCGACGGACTATGTTTCCAAGCCGATTGATGTGGATAAATTATTATGGTTGCTGTCAAGGGTATAA
- a CDS encoding CheR family methyltransferase — MSNEEKEVDQVLNDLFELYGYDFTNYSKASLKRRIARLCSLDRFTSYVELRYRIRTDAGYLKRFVEEITVNVTEMFRDPLFYRSLREEVVRGLAAKPFIRIWHAGCSTGEEVYSMAILLREANLLQKSLLYATDLNPSVLEKARKGVFPLTQMKQYSENYIASGGTEDFSKYYTANYGQAKFDASLAEKMIFSMHNLVSDRSFNEFDLILCRNVLIYFDKDLQERVLKLFDDSLGPLGYLALGTKETLKFSIIQSRFKQTNKEKIWQKLR; from the coding sequence ATGTCCAACGAAGAGAAAGAGGTCGATCAGGTGCTGAATGATTTATTTGAGTTGTATGGATACGACTTCACCAATTATTCAAAAGCATCCCTAAAGAGGCGAATCGCCCGTTTGTGTTCGCTTGATAGATTTACGAGTTATGTAGAACTCAGGTACCGCATTCGTACCGATGCCGGCTACCTTAAGCGTTTTGTGGAAGAGATTACGGTCAATGTCACGGAGATGTTTCGCGACCCGCTTTTTTATCGTAGCCTTCGAGAGGAGGTCGTTCGAGGTTTGGCCGCTAAGCCGTTTATCCGAATCTGGCATGCCGGGTGCTCAACGGGGGAGGAGGTTTATTCAATGGCTATCTTGCTGCGGGAGGCCAATCTTCTCCAAAAATCATTGCTGTATGCTACTGACCTAAACCCAAGTGTACTTGAAAAAGCCCGCAAAGGCGTATTTCCGTTGACCCAAATGAAGCAGTATTCTGAAAATTACATTGCATCGGGAGGAACCGAGGACTTTTCGAAGTATTATACGGCCAATTACGGTCAGGCGAAGTTTGATGCTTCTTTGGCCGAAAAAATGATTTTCTCGATGCATAATTTGGTGTCTGATCGCTCTTTCAATGAATTTGATTTGATACTTTGTCGTAATGTGCTCATTTACTTCGACAAAGACTTACAGGAACGCGTGCTGAAACTGTTTGATGACAGCTTGGGCCCGTTGGGGTACCTGGCGCTGGGAACCAAAGAAACATTGAAGTTTTCGATCATTCAATCACGATTTAAACAAACGAATAAAGAAAAAATATGGCAGAAGTTAAGATGA
- a CDS encoding chemotaxis protein CheB, with translation MAEVKMNVPCELIVIGGSSGSIEVLLKLLPSLKAPLSLALILVLHRKNSVESTMVELFSGRTNIPVKEVEDKDPVEPGIIYIAPADYHLLIEQDRAFSLDSSEKINFSRPSLDVTFESAAEVYGPSLVGVILSGANADGTLGLKAVKRAGGLIIAQKPETAQVAYMPEQAILHNTIDFIFDISELATFINSSLNR, from the coding sequence ATGGCAGAAGTTAAGATGAACGTCCCCTGTGAGCTCATTGTCATTGGAGGCTCATCGGGAAGTATTGAAGTGCTGCTCAAATTATTGCCGAGCCTGAAAGCCCCGCTGTCGTTGGCGCTCATTTTAGTGCTGCATCGTAAAAACTCCGTAGAGTCGACCATGGTCGAACTTTTTTCGGGAAGAACGAACATCCCCGTGAAAGAAGTAGAAGATAAAGACCCCGTCGAGCCCGGCATCATCTACATTGCTCCGGCAGATTATCACCTGCTGATTGAACAGGATCGCGCGTTTTCGTTGGACAGTTCCGAAAAAATAAATTTCAGCCGCCCGTCACTGGATGTTACCTTTGAGTCGGCGGCCGAAGTATATGGTCCATCGTTGGTCGGTGTGATATTGTCGGGAGCCAATGCCGACGGGACCCTCGGACTGAAGGCGGTCAAGCGGGCAGGGGGGCTTATCATCGCGCAAAAGCCCGAAACGGCCCAAGTTGCTTATATGCCCGAACAGGCGATTTTGCACAACACCATAGATTTTATTTTTGACATTAGCGAATTGGCAACGTTTATCAATTCATCCCTAAATCGATAG
- a CDS encoding response regulator: MEQPVTFFLIDDDIDDQEIFLIALEGISETIKCKYANDGIKALEKLNRDTSFIPDYIFLDMNMPRMNGRECLVEIRKIERLRQVPTFIYSTSVDPGMVEDVKQLGATDVIIKPTSIKALTDIIKNLLVKN, from the coding sequence ATGGAACAACCGGTGACCTTTTTTTTGATTGATGATGACATTGACGATCAGGAAATCTTTTTAATCGCATTGGAAGGCATATCCGAAACCATAAAATGTAAATACGCCAACGACGGCATCAAAGCGCTTGAAAAATTAAACCGGGATACCTCGTTTATTCCGGACTACATTTTTTTGGATATGAATATGCCCCGCATGAACGGTAGGGAATGCTTGGTCGAAATACGAAAAATAGAGCGTCTCAGGCAAGTACCTACGTTTATCTATTCTACCTCGGTCGATCCGGGCATGGTAGAAGACGTGAAGCAATTGGGGGCCACCGATGTCATTATCAAACCGACCAGTATCAAAGCACTCACCGATATTATAAAAAATTTGCTGGTAAAGAATTAA
- a CDS encoding FG-GAP repeat domain-containing protein, with translation MKRFKIPALAFLPLFAGIMTCQAQKGREVRFTKQTLTKMFFSEGVAVGDVNRDGKKDVMAGAFWFQAPNWERHEIAKGDTFTVNGGYSNSFLNFSMDVNQDGWIDLIRVDYPGIPVVWHENPQNKPGHWKVHTISKSLGNESPYFGDIDGDGRADIVGNDSESKQIIWLKSPTKKGDTQWQKTVIAEGDIPGTHRFTHGLGLVDMNDDGRLDVLIKEGWWEAPADRKQPNWVFHKANLGEDCSQMYLMDVNQDGLKDVITASAHSYGMWWHEQGKDGQGNPTWTKHDIYKAFSQTHGVSLIDVNGDGQKDLVTGKRYFAHNGHDPGEFEPAVLYWFEFKPGPTPTWTPHEIDNNSGVGLHVVTEDMNNDKLPDIVVANKKGVYVFLQQKK, from the coding sequence ATGAAACGTTTTAAAATACCGGCACTTGCCTTTTTGCCGCTGTTTGCAGGCATCATGACCTGTCAGGCCCAAAAAGGAAGAGAGGTGAGGTTTACCAAACAAACCCTGACCAAAATGTTCTTTTCGGAAGGCGTGGCCGTGGGCGATGTCAATCGCGACGGCAAAAAAGACGTGATGGCGGGCGCTTTTTGGTTTCAGGCACCCAACTGGGAACGTCACGAAATCGCCAAAGGGGATACCTTTACCGTTAATGGCGGCTACAGTAATTCCTTCCTGAATTTCAGCATGGACGTTAATCAGGACGGGTGGATTGATTTGATACGGGTCGACTATCCGGGCATTCCGGTCGTGTGGCACGAGAATCCGCAAAATAAACCGGGACATTGGAAGGTCCACACGATCAGTAAATCACTGGGCAATGAATCTCCCTATTTTGGTGATATAGACGGCGACGGTCGCGCGGATATTGTGGGCAATGATTCAGAATCCAAGCAGATCATCTGGCTGAAATCTCCCACCAAAAAAGGTGATACGCAATGGCAGAAAACCGTAATCGCGGAAGGGGATATTCCCGGTACGCACCGATTTACGCACGGGTTGGGCTTGGTCGACATGAACGACGACGGCCGCTTGGATGTGTTGATCAAAGAGGGTTGGTGGGAAGCCCCCGCCGATCGCAAACAGCCTAATTGGGTGTTTCATAAAGCCAACCTGGGCGAAGATTGCTCACAAATGTACCTGATGGATGTCAATCAGGATGGACTGAAAGATGTCATCACGGCGTCGGCGCACAGCTACGGCATGTGGTGGCACGAGCAGGGGAAAGACGGACAAGGTAATCCCACTTGGACAAAACACGATATTTACAAAGCATTTTCGCAAACGCACGGCGTGAGTTTGATTGACGTCAACGGTGATGGTCAAAAGGATTTGGTCACGGGGAAACGCTATTTTGCGCACAACGGTCATGATCCCGGTGAGTTTGAGCCGGCCGTGCTGTACTGGTTTGAATTCAAACCCGGCCCCACCCCTACCTGGACGCCGCACGAAATAGACAATAACTCCGGCGTAGGCCTGCATGTGGTGACGGAAGATATGAACAACGACAAACTGCCTGACATTGTAGTGGCCAATAAAAAGGGAGTATACGTGTTTTTGCAGCAGAAAAAGTAA
- a CDS encoding (Fe-S)-binding protein — translation MKVGLFIPCYVDQFYPQVGIAALQLLERFGCEVSYPAKQTCCGQPMANSGYEHLTHDCNRLFISNFSGFDYIVSPSGSCVLHIKDHLHDDKREDEATHVRTHIYELTEFLTDILKVEHLTAHFPHRVGVHQSCHGQRGLHVAQMSELVAPPFSKPEKLLNMVTGLELVKLDRLDECCGFGGTFCVAEEAVSVRMGIDRVDDHVKNGTEVLTGGDMSCLMHLDGIIRRRQLPIKVMHIAEILNAR, via the coding sequence ATGAAAGTCGGCTTATTTATTCCCTGCTACGTAGACCAGTTTTACCCGCAAGTGGGTATTGCTGCGCTTCAATTATTGGAAAGGTTTGGGTGTGAGGTTTCCTATCCTGCTAAACAAACCTGCTGCGGTCAGCCCATGGCCAATTCAGGCTACGAACACCTGACGCACGATTGTAATCGACTGTTTATCAGTAATTTTTCAGGATTTGACTACATCGTTTCTCCGTCGGGAAGTTGTGTGCTCCACATCAAAGACCACCTGCATGATGACAAACGCGAGGACGAAGCCACGCACGTGCGGACGCACATCTATGAACTCACGGAGTTTTTGACGGACATCCTGAAGGTCGAACATCTGACCGCTCATTTTCCACATCGTGTAGGAGTACACCAGAGTTGTCACGGACAGCGCGGGCTTCATGTAGCGCAGATGTCAGAACTGGTGGCACCGCCCTTTTCCAAACCCGAAAAACTATTGAACATGGTTACCGGTTTAGAGTTAGTAAAGCTCGACCGGTTGGATGAATGCTGCGGATTTGGCGGTACATTTTGCGTAGCCGAAGAGGCCGTTTCGGTGCGGATGGGCATCGACCGCGTCGATGACCACGTCAAAAACGGCACGGAAGTCCTGACAGGAGGCGATATGTCGTGCCTGATGCACCTGGACGGCATCATTCGCCGCCGCCAATTGCCCATCAAAGTGATGCACATTGCTGAAATTTTGAACGCTAGGTGA
- a CDS encoding lactate utilization protein B — MNHSDAAEKFNKDFDRTTWHDETLWWVRQKRDRAAFAIPEWEALRETASQIKHNVLSNLDTYLVEFEKNAQKNGITVHWAADAHEHNEIVLSILKSQGVTQLVKSKSMLTEECHLNPYLEENGVEVVDTDLGERIVQLAGEVPSHIVLPCIHWKKEEIGVLFHEHLGTPEGCADPILLTHAARENLREKFLTRRVAITGVNFAVAETGEFVVCTNEGNADMGVHLADVHIACMGIEKIIPQRQHLGVFLRLLARSATGQPITTYSSHFVRPRKGQQMHIVLVDNGRSVQLGREQFRNSLKCIRCGACMNTCPVYRRSGGHSYHNAVAGPIGSILAPNLDMTQNADLPFASTLCGSCSNVCPVKINIHEQLYEWRQVLTKSGHSPTAKTLSMKAMSAVLSHPAVYRLSGKIGRFTLANAPFVVNNSFNPWFKQREMPEPPKESFGEWYKKNRSEK; from the coding sequence ATGAACCATTCCGACGCTGCCGAAAAATTCAATAAAGATTTTGACCGCACCACCTGGCACGACGAAACGCTCTGGTGGGTACGCCAAAAACGCGACCGCGCGGCTTTCGCCATTCCCGAATGGGAAGCCCTGCGCGAAACTGCTTCTCAAATCAAACACAATGTTTTATCTAATTTGGACACGTACCTGGTTGAATTTGAGAAAAATGCGCAAAAAAACGGCATCACCGTTCACTGGGCGGCGGATGCGCACGAACATAATGAGATCGTTCTTTCGATTCTCAAAAGTCAGGGCGTGACGCAGCTTGTGAAAAGCAAATCTATGCTGACCGAGGAGTGTCACCTGAATCCGTATTTAGAAGAAAATGGGGTGGAAGTGGTGGATACTGACTTGGGAGAGCGTATTGTGCAGTTGGCCGGTGAAGTGCCCAGTCATATTGTGTTGCCCTGTATTCATTGGAAAAAAGAAGAGATCGGTGTATTGTTTCATGAGCATCTGGGAACCCCCGAAGGCTGTGCCGATCCTATTTTATTGACGCACGCCGCCCGCGAAAACCTCCGCGAAAAATTTCTGACGCGCCGTGTCGCGATTACGGGCGTCAATTTTGCCGTGGCCGAAACGGGTGAGTTTGTCGTGTGTACCAACGAAGGAAATGCTGATATGGGCGTGCATTTGGCAGATGTACACATTGCCTGCATGGGCATCGAAAAGATCATTCCCCAACGCCAACACCTGGGTGTTTTCCTTCGCCTGCTGGCACGCTCGGCAACGGGCCAACCCATCACTACCTATTCGAGCCACTTTGTCAGGCCGCGCAAAGGACAGCAAATGCACATTGTTTTGGTAGACAACGGCCGCTCGGTGCAGTTGGGCCGTGAGCAGTTTCGCAATTCGCTCAAATGTATTCGTTGCGGTGCATGCATGAATACGTGCCCCGTGTATCGTCGCAGCGGAGGCCATAGCTACCACAACGCCGTGGCCGGTCCGATCGGGTCAATTCTGGCCCCCAACCTGGACATGACCCAAAATGCCGATCTGCCCTTTGCCAGTACCCTGTGCGGAAGTTGCTCCAACGTATGCCCCGTAAAGATCAACATCCATGAGCAATTGTATGAATGGCGGCAGGTATTGACAAAAAGCGGGCATTCACCCACGGCCAAAACCCTCAGCATGAAGGCGATGTCGGCCGTGTTGTCTCATCCGGCTGTGTATCGTTTATCGGGAAAGATCGGTCGTTTCACGCTGGCGAATGCGCCGTTTGTGGTGAATAATTCCTTCAATCCGTGGTTCAAACAACGCGAAATGCCCGAGCCGCCCAAAGAATCGTTTGGGGAATGGTACAAAAAGAACAGGAGTGAGAAGTGA
- a CDS encoding LutC/YkgG family protein, whose protein sequence is MSREKILAAVAKNKPALTPLPEIQNFGNPYTDLAEQFKSVLTTIGGEVVNVNDWEEIKTYLQTHFAGRRIVTNVPALVNVAQESWINSDPHALEDVGLAILEGLFGVAENGSVWVTETEMGQRVTPFIAETLALVVKKTGLLPKMHDAYVRIGQEPYGFGAFIAGPSKTADIEQSLVLGAHGPKSMLAFLMD, encoded by the coding sequence ATGAGTCGTGAAAAAATATTGGCGGCGGTAGCCAAAAATAAACCCGCCCTGACCCCTTTACCCGAAATTCAAAACTTCGGCAATCCTTACACAGACCTGGCTGAGCAGTTCAAATCTGTATTGACCACAATAGGCGGTGAAGTAGTGAACGTGAACGATTGGGAGGAAATCAAAACCTATCTGCAAACCCATTTTGCGGGCAGGCGTATTGTGACGAATGTGCCCGCTTTGGTGAATGTAGCGCAGGAAAGTTGGATCAACTCTGACCCACATGCTCTGGAAGATGTGGGGCTGGCCATTTTGGAAGGGCTATTTGGCGTGGCCGAAAACGGCTCCGTATGGGTAACGGAAACCGAAATGGGCCAACGTGTCACGCCGTTCATTGCCGAGACCTTGGCATTGGTGGTTAAAAAAACGGGACTTCTTCCCAAAATGCACGATGCCTATGTCCGTATCGGGCAGGAGCCCTATGGATTTGGGGCGTTCATTGCGGGGCCTTCCAAAACGGCCGATATTGAACAATCCTTGGTATTGGGTGCCCACGGCCCTAAATCTATGTTGGCGTTTTTAATGGATTAA
- a CDS encoding neutral/alkaline non-lysosomal ceramidase N-terminal domain-containing protein, with the protein MRFLKTLLKVLGGLLLLIVVLLACMLTTVDDTPYQEMAYYKKWKKSVGNLQFAPGGVPLDSTTQFKDTNHQLRGEQSSITNHNSLNVGWAKVNFTPKSPMPTAGYGVRRGALYASVHDSIYVRAVVIENGTAKAAIVAADLLIIPPAVTEQLKTKLKATGIPFEQVYLGATHSHNSMGGWSEGIVGKLFGGEFNEKNVTWIADAIVKAVQLAQKNVQPASIGYHELADTARVRNRAFEDGTIDPYLRTIQFIRQDGQKALLCSYAAHSTITSSDNIVLSRDYPGVLVDSLEKGEANFALFMSGAVGSMGPKIEGETDLIQVTAEADSLESDVQKQLTLIQTYQHPAFRMVTLPLPLRHPVPRVTTGLSMRPWVFRWAFGDYPNYVKALRIGNVLMIGFPCDFSGELVAEMSAYAEKKGLKLMVTSFNGGYIGYVTPDKYYSKDSYETLTMNWFGPFNGAYFQEIARDLIDKMS; encoded by the coding sequence ATGCGTTTTCTCAAAACCCTCCTGAAAGTCCTCGGCGGTCTGTTGCTGCTGATCGTTGTTCTATTGGCATGTATGCTGACGACCGTCGACGATACGCCCTACCAAGAAATGGCCTACTACAAAAAATGGAAGAAATCAGTTGGCAATTTACAGTTTGCACCGGGCGGCGTTCCGCTTGACAGTACGACACAATTTAAGGATACCAATCACCAATTGCGCGGCGAACAGTCATCAATCACTAATCACAATTCACTGAATGTCGGCTGGGCCAAAGTGAATTTTACCCCAAAATCACCCATGCCTACGGCCGGATACGGTGTGAGAAGAGGAGCTTTGTATGCTTCCGTTCATGATTCCATTTACGTGCGGGCGGTGGTCATTGAAAACGGTACCGCCAAAGCGGCTATCGTAGCTGCCGATCTGTTGATCATTCCCCCGGCCGTAACGGAGCAATTGAAAACGAAATTAAAAGCCACGGGCATTCCGTTTGAGCAGGTGTATCTGGGTGCAACCCACTCCCACAACAGTATGGGCGGGTGGAGTGAAGGTATTGTGGGAAAGTTGTTCGGCGGAGAATTTAATGAGAAGAATGTAACGTGGATTGCTGATGCCATCGTGAAAGCAGTACAATTGGCGCAAAAAAATGTTCAGCCGGCCTCCATTGGCTATCATGAATTGGCCGATACCGCACGGGTGAGAAACCGCGCCTTTGAGGATGGAACCATCGACCCCTATCTGCGTACGATACAGTTCATACGTCAGGATGGCCAAAAAGCTCTTTTGTGCTCTTACGCGGCTCATTCCACTATTACAAGTTCGGATAACATTGTCCTGTCGCGCGATTATCCGGGTGTTTTGGTGGATTCGCTGGAAAAAGGAGAGGCCAACTTTGCTCTGTTCATGTCGGGTGCGGTGGGAAGCATGGGGCCTAAAATTGAGGGCGAGACCGACCTGATCCAAGTGACTGCCGAAGCGGATAGTTTGGAATCAGACGTGCAGAAGCAATTGACCTTGATTCAGACGTATCAGCATCCGGCGTTTCGAATGGTAACGCTGCCGCTGCCCCTGCGCCATCCGGTGCCGAGAGTTACGACCGGGTTGAGTATGCGTCCGTGGGTATTTCGGTGGGCTTTTGGCGACTACCCCAACTACGTCAAAGCCCTGCGTATCGGAAACGTACTGATGATCGGTTTTCCCTGCGATTTTTCGGGGGAGCTGGTGGCGGAAATGAGCGCTTACGCCGAAAAGAAAGGGTTAAAATTGATGGTGACGAGCTTCAACGGAGGCTATATCGGCTACGTAACCCCTGATAAATATTACAGCAAAGATTCCTACGAAACTTTAACCATGAACTGGTTCGGACCTTTTAACGGCGCTTACTTTCAGGAAATCGCCCGTGATTTGATCGATAAGATGTCGTAA
- a CDS encoding helix-turn-helix transcriptional regulator, protein MSPNKSLSLFSNFLDDNLLSLFEKWKTYEIVNSADFVSSIKRYIEIYCNELKKIRNPDTNSAIIDFIIKNFVYEFDSPHLRIEEICELLNVTESKFKHLFYKEIGVSFYQYCREKRMQQASEWLMSGELNVKNISAKFGYGHPKTFISEFKSYFGRSPMQYVKYYR, encoded by the coding sequence TTGTCTCCCAATAAATCATTGAGCTTGTTTTCGAATTTTTTAGATGATAATTTGCTGTCTTTGTTTGAAAAATGGAAAACATACGAAATAGTAAACAGCGCAGACTTTGTGAGCAGTATTAAGAGATACATTGAAATATATTGTAATGAATTGAAGAAAATCAGGAATCCGGATACCAATTCAGCCATTATTGATTTTATAATAAAAAATTTTGTATATGAATTTGATAGCCCCCATCTTCGAATAGAAGAAATTTGTGAGCTTTTGAATGTTACTGAAAGTAAATTTAAGCACTTGTTCTATAAAGAGATTGGAGTTTCATTTTACCAATACTGCCGGGAGAAGCGCATGCAGCAGGCTTCTGAATGGCTAATGTCAGGGGAATTAAATGTGAAAAATATTTCTGCTAAGTTTGGCTACGGCCATCCTAAAACATTTATCAGTGAGTTCAAGAGCTATTTTGGGAGGTCACCCATGCAATATGTTAAATACTACCGGTAA
- a CDS encoding helix-turn-helix domain-containing protein, with amino-acid sequence MSTLSPIKSASRKAIIDLEDGLKVEIIFLKGKLYPMEESTAGFCLWESSKVACFYDIEKKVVVKNHFVSYNNELFKVECGKKSRKTILMKILFSDDWLRKNKIYTVVFESKHISLADSFPLFFQTVSRNIYKLLHTTDFESIKHSLSIKSYLFNHINSIVEILNNPKYLNGDEIKIKWVIDNFFKPFESVMPTIPDIADKLSMSESKFKRIFKRKIGVSFYHFYLRKSMEQAEHWLLYENLSVKDISYNLGYSQPVSFINQFKKTFGYPPLQYKTKRCGLPAFNN; translated from the coding sequence ATGAGTACGTTGTCTCCAATCAAATCGGCCTCAAGAAAAGCAATCATTGATCTTGAAGATGGTTTAAAGGTGGAAATTATTTTTCTAAAAGGGAAGTTATATCCAATGGAGGAAAGTACAGCGGGGTTTTGTTTGTGGGAATCATCAAAGGTCGCCTGTTTTTATGACATAGAAAAAAAAGTAGTTGTAAAAAATCATTTTGTATCATACAATAATGAACTGTTTAAGGTCGAATGCGGAAAGAAGTCGAGGAAAACAATCTTGATGAAAATACTATTTTCTGATGACTGGCTGAGAAAAAACAAAATTTATACTGTTGTTTTTGAATCAAAGCATATTTCACTTGCGGATTCTTTTCCGTTGTTTTTTCAAACGGTCAGTCGTAATATATATAAGTTGCTGCATACCACTGATTTTGAAAGCATAAAACACAGCCTATCCATAAAGTCTTACCTTTTCAATCATATAAATTCGATTGTAGAAATCTTAAATAATCCAAAGTATCTGAATGGGGATGAGATTAAAATAAAGTGGGTGATTGACAACTTCTTTAAGCCATTTGAGTCTGTAATGCCTACTATACCTGACATTGCAGATAAATTATCAATGAGTGAAAGCAAATTCAAGCGTATTTTTAAAAGAAAGATCGGAGTCTCTTTTTATCATTTTTACCTCAGGAAAAGCATGGAGCAGGCCGAACATTGGCTTCTTTACGAAAATTTGAGTGTTAAGGATATCTCGTATAATCTAGGGTACAGTCAGCCTGTGAGTTTTATTAATCAATTTAAAAAAACCTTTGGGTATCCCCCCCTTCAGTACAAAACAAAAAGATGCGGATTGCCTGCCTTTAATAATTAG
- a CDS encoding hybrid sensor histidine kinase/response regulator has protein sequence MNEFLNAKILVIEDEESIRENIIEMLSICGYQMSSAKDGMEGISQIMLIQPDLILCDIMMPKMDGYKVLQTLRNSATHANIPFIFLTSLSETAKIRKGMMTGADDYITKPFKFPDIIAAVENRLSRERKRKEELSDLILQYRRNSHKISSHEYNTPFGSILGFLYLLKENISEFNEEETLSMLEMMIVSCRRLKNTLDNSHLYSLLTQLDPKDTMYRQYTEGHFSVCDEWISEICQTVGHESKINLDLSVSFNITIQNAELSIAEANFRKVVMELVDNAIKFSNGTSPVHLVGLMLKDKYSLTITDRGREFKEDHIKAIAPYVQFEREKYEQQGLGLGLWISNKLLQLNNGRLTVSSLEGFTSVTVEVPLVYFQ, from the coding sequence ATGAACGAATTTTTAAATGCTAAAATTTTAGTCATCGAAGACGAAGAATCGATTCGAGAAAATATTATTGAAATGTTATCTATTTGTGGGTATCAAATGAGCTCTGCAAAAGATGGAATGGAGGGTATTTCTCAAATTATGTTGATTCAGCCCGACTTAATCTTGTGTGATATAATGATGCCTAAAATGGATGGATATAAAGTATTGCAGACACTGCGAAATTCAGCTACGCACGCAAATATTCCCTTTATTTTTCTCACGTCTTTGTCAGAAACAGCAAAAATCCGTAAAGGGATGATGACCGGGGCGGATGATTATATAACAAAACCATTTAAGTTTCCTGATATTATTGCAGCAGTTGAGAATCGCCTTAGTCGCGAACGAAAACGTAAAGAGGAACTAAGTGATTTGATATTGCAATATCGGCGTAATTCTCATAAAATATCTTCACACGAATACAACACTCCCTTTGGCAGTATTTTGGGTTTTTTATATTTGCTCAAAGAAAATATTTCGGAATTTAACGAAGAGGAAACGCTTTCAATGCTTGAAATGATGATCGTTTCATGCAGGCGGTTAAAAAATACGCTTGATAACTCACACTTGTATTCTCTGCTCACTCAGCTTGACCCCAAAGATACCATGTACCGCCAGTATACAGAAGGGCACTTTTCTGTTTGTGACGAATGGATCAGTGAGATTTGTCAGACCGTAGGTCATGAAAGTAAGATTAACTTAGACCTTTCCGTTTCGTTTAATATTACTATCCAAAATGCAGAACTGTCAATAGCGGAAGCTAATTTCCGTAAGGTGGTGATGGAGTTGGTAGACAATGCCATAAAGTTTTCAAACGGTACAAGCCCTGTTCATTTAGTTGGCCTAATGTTGAAAGATAAATACAGTTTGACGATAACTGACCGGGGAAGAGAATTTAAAGAGGACCACATTAAAGCCATCGCTCCTTATGTGCAGTTTGAAAGAGAGAAATATGAGCAACAGGGCTTGGGACTCGGTTTGTGGATTTCAAATAAACTACTCCAATTAAACAATGGCCGATTGACCGTTTCGAGTCTGGAGGGGTTTACCTCAGTGACGGTTGAAGTGCCCCTTGTCTATTTTCAGTAA